One genomic segment of Amycolatopsis granulosa includes these proteins:
- a CDS encoding TetR family transcriptional regulator has product MRSKDAASGAETFLTRARRRQFVACATAALVELGYGGTSLAEVARRAGVSKSVVLYHFSSRAELMEAVVDQLYGDAVEPIHAAVTAARDDRERVLAYVRACVLFTWEHQTEAKAVLEVARNLRRADGSPRYTAAEGAGVVGFVQGLLEAGQRSGRLGDFDAWTLAVMLRATIDALSEQFMTDPALDGPRVAGHFADLVDRMITPRGTSSTGPASRPAAPGEEPG; this is encoded by the coding sequence GTGCGGTCAAAAGATGCGGCCTCAGGTGCGGAAACTTTCCTCACCCGAGCGCGGCGGAGGCAGTTCGTCGCGTGCGCGACGGCGGCCTTGGTCGAGCTGGGCTACGGCGGCACGTCCCTCGCCGAGGTGGCGCGCCGGGCCGGGGTGTCGAAGAGCGTGGTGCTCTACCACTTCTCGTCCCGCGCGGAGCTGATGGAGGCGGTGGTCGACCAGCTCTACGGCGACGCGGTGGAACCGATCCACGCGGCGGTGACCGCGGCACGCGACGACCGGGAACGGGTGCTGGCCTACGTCCGCGCCTGCGTGCTCTTCACGTGGGAGCACCAGACCGAGGCGAAGGCGGTGCTGGAGGTCGCGCGCAACCTGCGCCGCGCCGATGGCTCGCCGCGCTACACGGCGGCGGAGGGCGCGGGGGTCGTCGGCTTCGTACAGGGCCTGCTGGAGGCGGGCCAGCGGTCCGGCCGGCTGGGCGACTTCGACGCCTGGACGCTCGCGGTGATGCTCCGCGCCACGATCGACGCCCTGTCCGAGCAGTTCATGACCGACCCGGCCCTCGACGGACCGCGGGTGGCCGGCCACTTCGCCGACCTCGTCGACCGGATGATCACGCCCCGGGGAACGAGCTCCACCGGCCCGGCGAGCCGGCCGGCCGCACCGGGGGAGGAACCCGGGTGA
- a CDS encoding toxin-antitoxin system HicB family antitoxin yields MDLTPYITSLREDLTATASAGDEQIRRAAALLSGALEPAARLALMNALADLAAEATAQLPSHVVEVRLDGRDVRVVVTGTSGDRERADRPGPPPPPPPPQPPLVEGGDISRLTLRMVERIKEQAERAAAAQGVSLNTFISQAVQGALHGSQSLRAEKQAGSRSESHLHGWVKG; encoded by the coding sequence ATGGACCTGACGCCGTACATCACCAGCCTGCGGGAAGACCTCACCGCGACGGCCTCGGCCGGGGACGAGCAGATCCGGCGGGCCGCGGCGCTGCTCTCCGGCGCACTCGAGCCGGCCGCCCGGCTGGCGCTGATGAACGCGCTGGCCGACCTCGCCGCCGAGGCGACCGCGCAACTGCCCAGCCACGTCGTCGAGGTGCGCCTGGACGGCCGGGACGTCCGCGTGGTCGTCACCGGCACCTCCGGCGACCGTGAGCGGGCCGACCGGCCCGGGCCGCCCCCGCCACCACCGCCGCCGCAACCACCGCTCGTGGAGGGCGGGGACATCTCCAGGCTGACGCTGCGCATGGTGGAACGCATCAAGGAACAGGCCGAGCGCGCCGCGGCCGCCCAGGGCGTCTCGCTGAACACGTTCATCTCGCAGGCCGTGCAGGGCGCGCTGCACGGTTCGCAGTCGTTGCGCGCCGAGAAGCAGGCCGGCTCGCGATCCGAGTCGCACCTGCACGGCTGGGTGAAGGGATAG
- a CDS encoding protein kinase domain-containing protein has product MTEEQTRQATARPDGGRVVAGRYTILGELGRGGMGVVWRGHDQIIGRQVAIKELRLPDGAEEAVFSGRVLREVRTAGRLNDPAIVTVFDVVAEDGATFIVMELVEAPTLGDLVRRHGPLPPQQVAAIGQQVLSALRTAHAAGIVHRDVKPGNIMVGANGRVKLTDFGIATAIDDPRLTASGTIVGSPAFMAPERLAGQEALPASDLWSLGAALFLAAEGVMAFERPTTAATLHAIVTEVPYLTRVQGPLASAIMGLLVSKPEGRISYDQAGHLLGIAAQNVPPGGVTTAVHPAPAPTQFAPAPPRRSRRGWWAAAGALAGVVLLAGGFLAGKWWATGPGDPAMLPTMTYGQGGDLQFEPNRSYSCFNGRLQTGYSLGTDNEVSCDKSHELEVYDETESLGQGGSGHSEAAFVAYPGAEPLRRYAEAFCSMSFHSGTVAEAARPTLDYRALVPSQAAWEQPPQRSYEDPVRSIYCLVSKKGGGQLTETVTHKVR; this is encoded by the coding sequence TTGACCGAAGAGCAGACCCGGCAGGCCACGGCGCGACCGGACGGCGGGCGGGTCGTCGCCGGTCGCTACACGATCCTGGGCGAGCTGGGCCGCGGCGGGATGGGCGTGGTCTGGCGCGGGCACGACCAGATCATCGGGCGCCAGGTGGCGATCAAGGAACTGCGCCTGCCCGACGGCGCGGAGGAGGCCGTGTTCAGCGGCCGGGTGCTGCGTGAGGTGCGCACCGCCGGACGGTTGAACGATCCGGCGATCGTCACCGTCTTCGACGTGGTCGCCGAGGACGGCGCCACGTTCATCGTGATGGAGCTGGTCGAGGCGCCCACGCTGGGCGACCTGGTGCGGCGGCACGGCCCGCTGCCGCCGCAGCAGGTGGCCGCGATCGGGCAGCAGGTGCTCTCCGCGCTGCGCACCGCGCACGCGGCCGGGATCGTGCACCGCGACGTGAAACCCGGCAACATCATGGTCGGCGCGAACGGGCGGGTGAAGCTCACCGACTTCGGTATCGCGACCGCGATCGACGATCCGCGGCTGACCGCGAGCGGGACGATCGTCGGCTCGCCCGCGTTCATGGCACCGGAGCGGCTGGCGGGCCAGGAGGCCCTGCCCGCGTCCGACCTGTGGTCGCTGGGCGCGGCCCTGTTCCTGGCCGCCGAGGGCGTGATGGCGTTCGAACGGCCGACCACGGCGGCGACCCTGCACGCGATCGTCACCGAGGTGCCGTACCTGACCAGGGTCCAGGGGCCGCTCGCGTCGGCGATCATGGGCCTGCTGGTGTCCAAACCGGAGGGGCGGATCTCCTACGACCAGGCCGGGCACCTGCTCGGCATCGCGGCGCAGAACGTCCCGCCCGGCGGGGTCACCACGGCCGTCCACCCGGCGCCCGCGCCGACGCAGTTCGCTCCCGCGCCACCACGCCGGAGCCGCCGCGGGTGGTGGGCAGCCGCCGGTGCACTGGCCGGGGTCGTGCTGCTGGCCGGCGGTTTCCTGGCCGGGAAGTGGTGGGCGACCGGACCCGGCGATCCCGCCATGCTGCCGACCATGACCTACGGGCAGGGCGGCGACCTGCAGTTCGAGCCGAACCGCTCGTACTCGTGCTTCAACGGCCGCCTCCAGACCGGCTACAGCCTCGGCACGGACAACGAGGTCAGCTGCGACAAGTCCCACGAGCTGGAGGTCTACGACGAGACCGAGAGCCTCGGCCAGGGCGGTTCGGGCCACTCCGAAGCCGCGTTCGTCGCCTACCCCGGCGCCGAGCCGCTGCGCCGCTACGCCGAGGCGTTCTGCTCGATGAGCTTCCACTCCGGCACCGTCGCCGAGGCCGCCCGGCCCACCCTGGACTACCGCGCCCTCGTGCCGTCCCAGGCCGCCTGGGAGCAACCGCCCCAGCGGTCCTACGAGGACCCGGTGCGGAGCATCTACTGCCTGGTGTCGAAGAAGGGCGGCGGCCAGCTGACCGAGACGGTGACGCACAAGGTCCGCTGA
- a CDS encoding ACT domain-containing protein produces MKRLAIDVQPGEYAVARLDPGTALPELTAPDGLVSVTRTPAETSVICPAALAPAGARVEPGWRLLTVRGPLSFTLTGIIAALASELASAGVALVTLSTFDTDHVLVKDAELARAVQALRAAGHEVTTAAAA; encoded by the coding sequence GTGAAACGGCTCGCCATCGACGTGCAGCCGGGGGAGTACGCCGTGGCCCGGCTCGATCCGGGCACGGCCCTGCCGGAGCTGACCGCGCCGGACGGGCTCGTCTCGGTCACCCGCACCCCGGCCGAGACGTCGGTGATCTGCCCCGCGGCCCTGGCGCCCGCCGGTGCCCGCGTGGAGCCCGGCTGGCGGCTGCTGACCGTGCGCGGCCCGCTGTCGTTCACGCTGACCGGGATCATCGCCGCGCTGGCCAGCGAGCTCGCCTCGGCCGGGGTCGCGCTGGTCACCCTGTCCACGTTCGACACCGACCACGTGCTGGTGAAGGACGCCGAGCTGGCCCGCGCGGTGCAGGCGCTGCGTGCGGCCGGGCACGAGGTGACCACGGCGGCGGCCGCCTAG
- the thyX gene encoding FAD-dependent thymidylate synthase, with protein MAETVSPKVQLIAKTEFFPPEDIPWSTDADGGEALAEFAGRACYQSWSKPNPRTATNAGYIDHIIEVGHLSVLEHGSVSFYISGISRSLTHELIRHRHFSYSQLSQRYVPERDAAFVEPDVIANDPELHEKFRKAAQASVDAYNELLAGLEHKFADAPSATLRRKQARQAARAVLPNATETRIVVTGNYRAWRHFIAMRATEHADVEIRALAVECLRQLQKAASNVFADFTISTLPDGTEVASSPKVLEG; from the coding sequence ATGGCCGAGACCGTGTCGCCGAAGGTGCAGCTGATCGCGAAGACGGAGTTCTTCCCACCGGAGGACATCCCGTGGTCGACCGATGCCGACGGGGGTGAGGCGCTCGCCGAGTTCGCCGGCCGCGCCTGCTACCAGTCGTGGAGCAAGCCGAACCCGAGGACGGCCACCAACGCCGGGTACATCGACCACATCATCGAGGTCGGCCACCTGTCGGTGCTGGAGCACGGCTCGGTGAGCTTCTACATCAGCGGCATCTCGCGCTCGCTCACCCACGAGCTGATCCGCCACCGCCACTTCTCCTACTCCCAGCTGTCGCAGCGGTACGTGCCCGAGCGGGACGCGGCGTTCGTGGAGCCGGACGTCATCGCGAACGACCCGGAGCTGCACGAGAAGTTCCGCAAGGCCGCGCAGGCCTCTGTGGACGCCTACAACGAGCTGCTGGCCGGGCTGGAGCACAAGTTCGCCGACGCGCCGAGTGCCACGCTGCGCCGCAAGCAGGCGCGTCAGGCCGCCCGAGCGGTGCTGCCGAACGCCACCGAGACCCGCATCGTGGTCACCGGCAACTACCGCGCCTGGCGGCACTTCATCGCGATGCGGGCCACCGAGCACGCCGACGTGGAGATCCGCGCCCTGGCCGTGGAGTGCCTGCGGCAGCTGCAGAAGGCGGCCTCGAACGTCTTCGCCGACTTCACGATCTCGACCCTGCCCGACGGCACCGAGGTGGCCTCCAGCCCGAAGGTGCTCGAGGGGTGA
- the dapA gene encoding 4-hydroxy-tetrahydrodipicolinate synthase has product MSNPPSAAPGRPFGRVLTAMVTPFDGDGALDLKRAQELAEHLVELGNDGLVLNGTTGESPTTTDAEKADLVRAVAEAVGDRATVIAGAGTYNTAHSVELVQQAEKAGAHGVLLVTPYYSRPSQAGLYAHFTTVADATGLPVMLYDIPPRSIVPIEVDTLRRLAEHPRILAVKDAKGDLLAGSEVIANTHLAYYSGDDALNLPWLSVGAAGVVSVIGHVVAGRIRAMIEAYENGDTSTARTNHRGMLPVFRAMSRVGGVVFAKTALALRGHPVGGPRLPIVPATPEQVEAIATDLAQAGVPLEESPAPDWHSSRVAQADSAAAYVAPTTHTSVGTIHR; this is encoded by the coding sequence ATGTCCAACCCACCTTCGGCAGCGCCCGGCAGGCCCTTCGGGCGCGTGCTCACCGCGATGGTCACCCCCTTCGACGGGGACGGCGCCCTGGACCTCAAGCGGGCGCAGGAGCTCGCCGAGCACCTCGTGGAGCTGGGCAACGACGGACTGGTCCTCAACGGCACCACCGGCGAGAGCCCGACCACGACCGACGCGGAGAAGGCCGATCTGGTCCGCGCCGTGGCCGAGGCGGTCGGCGACCGCGCGACCGTCATCGCCGGTGCCGGGACGTACAACACCGCGCACAGCGTCGAACTGGTGCAGCAGGCCGAGAAGGCCGGCGCCCACGGCGTTCTGCTCGTCACGCCCTACTACTCCCGCCCGTCGCAGGCCGGCCTGTACGCGCACTTCACCACGGTCGCCGACGCCACCGGGCTGCCGGTGATGCTCTACGACATCCCGCCACGCTCGATCGTGCCGATCGAGGTCGACACGCTGCGGCGGCTCGCCGAGCACCCGCGCATCCTGGCGGTCAAGGACGCCAAGGGCGATCTGCTGGCCGGCAGTGAGGTCATCGCCAACACGCACCTGGCCTACTACTCCGGCGACGACGCGCTGAACCTGCCGTGGCTGTCGGTGGGCGCGGCCGGTGTGGTGAGCGTGATCGGGCACGTCGTGGCCGGGCGGATCCGCGCCATGATCGAAGCCTACGAGAACGGCGACACCTCGACGGCCCGCACCAACCACCGCGGCATGCTGCCCGTCTTCCGCGCCATGTCGCGCGTCGGCGGCGTGGTGTTCGCCAAGACCGCGCTCGCGCTGCGCGGCCACCCGGTCGGCGGCCCGCGGTTGCCGATCGTGCCGGCCACGCCGGAGCAGGTCGAGGCTATCGCCACCGACCTCGCCCAGGCTGGGGTCCCCCTGGAGGAGTCGCCGGCGCCGGACTGGCACTCTTCCCGGGTGGCACAGGCCGACTCCGCGGCGGCCTACGTCGCACCGACCACTCACACCAGCGTTGGGACCATTCACAGGTGA
- a CDS encoding Nramp family divalent metal transporter, whose product MALTEQLGPRLKRVRSGSLLLGPAFVAAVAYVDPGNVASNVSAGAQFGYLLVWVIVAANAMAGLVQYLSAKLGLVTGQSLPENLRDRMPRAARLGFWAQAEAVAIATDLAEVVGGAIALNLLFDLPLLIGGVITGVVSMVLLLVQDRRGQRPFERVVTGLLGIIAVGFLASVFVQPPPAADVAAGLVPRFAGPESVLIAAAMLGATVMPHAVYLHSGLARDRYGRVGDGRRSRLLRITRLDVGLAMLLAGAVNLAMVLLAATNLRGSAGVHSIAAAHAAVGDTLGPVVALLFAIGLLASGLASTSVGAYAGAMIMQGLLRKRIPLLLRRVITLLPAIVVLAIGVDPSRALVVSQVVLSFGIPFALVPLVRLTSDRTLMGAAANHRVTTTLAWAIAAVIIMLNAVLIYLTFAR is encoded by the coding sequence ATGGCGCTGACGGAACAGCTGGGACCCCGGCTGAAGCGGGTGCGCTCCGGCTCGCTGCTGCTCGGGCCGGCGTTCGTCGCCGCGGTCGCCTACGTGGACCCGGGCAACGTCGCGTCCAACGTCAGCGCCGGCGCCCAGTTCGGTTACCTGCTGGTGTGGGTCATCGTCGCCGCCAATGCGATGGCCGGCCTGGTGCAGTACCTGTCCGCGAAACTGGGCCTGGTCACCGGGCAGTCCCTGCCGGAGAACCTGCGTGACCGGATGCCGCGTGCGGCGCGGCTGGGCTTCTGGGCGCAGGCCGAGGCGGTCGCGATCGCCACGGACCTGGCCGAGGTCGTCGGTGGCGCGATCGCGTTGAACCTGCTGTTCGACCTGCCGCTGCTGATCGGCGGTGTGATCACCGGCGTGGTGTCGATGGTGCTGCTGCTGGTGCAGGACCGGCGCGGCCAGCGCCCGTTCGAGCGGGTCGTCACCGGCCTGCTGGGGATCATCGCGGTCGGGTTCCTGGCCAGCGTGTTCGTGCAGCCACCGCCCGCGGCGGACGTCGCGGCCGGCCTGGTCCCGCGCTTCGCCGGTCCCGAGAGCGTCCTGATCGCCGCCGCGATGCTCGGCGCGACCGTCATGCCCCACGCCGTCTACCTGCACTCCGGGCTCGCCCGCGACCGGTACGGGCGGGTCGGGGACGGCCGCCGGTCGCGCCTGCTGCGGATCACCCGGCTGGACGTGGGGCTGGCGATGCTGCTGGCCGGCGCGGTGAACCTGGCGATGGTGCTGCTGGCCGCGACCAACCTGCGGGGCAGTGCCGGCGTTCACTCGATCGCGGCCGCGCACGCCGCGGTCGGGGACACGCTCGGGCCGGTCGTGGCACTGCTGTTCGCGATCGGGTTGCTGGCCTCTGGCCTGGCCTCGACGTCCGTCGGCGCCTACGCCGGGGCGATGATCATGCAGGGCCTGCTGCGCAAGCGGATCCCGTTGCTGCTGCGCCGGGTGATCACGCTGCTGCCCGCGATCGTGGTCCTCGCGATCGGGGTGGATCCCAGCCGCGCGCTGGTCGTCTCCCAGGTGGTGCTGTCGTTCGGCATCCCGTTCGCGCTGGTGCCGCTGGTGCGGCTGACCAGTGACCGGACCCTGATGGGCGCGGCGGCCAACCACCGCGTCACCACGACCCTGGCGTGGGCGATCGCCGCGGTGATCATCATGCTGAACGCGGTCCTGATCTACCTCACCTTCGCGCGCTGA
- a CDS encoding DUF4097 family beta strand repeat-containing protein, producing MTDPELVRTQTFPLPGPLELDIAVTVGKVEVKLDATEAEATVEIRHDPDAQQPWSQGISSLLSWVSERFGDQLGTDLNGTPADAVQQTRLEQTGNRLTVHAPKALPLRNIPLAITVIAPAGTTVETRAGSADVTVTGPAGRVDLATGAGEIRLDRTEGAATVRSGSGAIRLGPTLAGLQLRTGSGAVEVASLSGSATLATGTADVWLGTVSGSVLARSGSGDVTVAEAAGGNLELVTGSGDVRVGVRPGVTAEVDLTASAGTVSSELDVSLERPDGEVPLNVRARTGSGTVVVARAAQ from the coding sequence ATGACCGATCCGGAACTCGTGCGCACACAGACGTTCCCGCTGCCGGGACCGCTGGAACTGGACATCGCCGTCACGGTGGGGAAGGTCGAGGTGAAGCTCGACGCCACCGAAGCCGAGGCGACCGTCGAGATCCGGCACGACCCGGATGCGCAGCAGCCCTGGTCGCAAGGGATCTCCAGCCTGCTCAGCTGGGTGAGCGAGCGGTTCGGCGACCAGCTGGGCACCGACCTGAACGGGACGCCGGCCGACGCGGTGCAGCAGACGCGGCTGGAGCAGACCGGCAACCGGCTGACCGTGCACGCGCCGAAGGCCCTGCCGCTGCGGAACATCCCGCTGGCGATCACGGTGATCGCGCCGGCCGGGACCACCGTGGAGACGCGGGCGGGGTCGGCGGACGTGACGGTGACCGGCCCGGCCGGCCGGGTCGACCTCGCGACCGGAGCGGGCGAGATCAGGCTGGACCGCACCGAAGGCGCGGCGACGGTCCGCAGCGGGTCCGGCGCGATCCGGCTGGGACCGACGCTGGCCGGCCTCCAGCTGCGAACCGGCAGCGGGGCGGTGGAGGTCGCGTCGCTGTCCGGGTCGGCGACACTGGCGACCGGCACGGCCGACGTGTGGCTTGGCACCGTGTCCGGCTCGGTGCTGGCCCGCAGCGGCAGCGGCGACGTCACCGTCGCCGAGGCGGCCGGCGGGAACCTGGAGCTGGTGACCGGCTCGGGCGACGTCCGGGTGGGTGTGCGGCCGGGCGTGACCGCCGAGGTCGACCTGACGGCCAGTGCGGGCACCGTGTCCAGCGAGCTGGACGTGTCCCTGGAACGCCCGGACGGCGAGGTCCCGCTGAACGTGCGGGCGCGCACCGGCTCCGGCACCGTCGTGGTGGCGCGCGC